Proteins encoded by one window of Rhodamnia argentea isolate NSW1041297 chromosome 6, ASM2092103v1, whole genome shotgun sequence:
- the LOC115751728 gene encoding 39S ribosomal protein L45, mitochondrial: MAYRAQHMFRALLRTSHDRGLSQLLGSSRTYSRVIQNVPEFNCRGISSFSHKGQSTFVLTRASALSLQNKKSAEFLIFSNWARFMTTQVKAPPQAQRMGGLQVTMLSPGIVYEPYALREPIPFWKRWFTRTGWRRTKEDIILELKSAYAVAKLRKSGYSKNEFYKEAIKLYKEINYLLAHGDKKLLRKAVTEKMYSTLKNDIKMRESMWSKVYWEMIEPVVKIRTLRARLIGVDRKDINKVFIQLTLEFMTKQKFEAYDSNGNVVAGDKNKEVLVRDIWVFEKSLFHPGSYWRLCGKIVL; encoded by the exons ATGGCGTACAGAGCACAACACATGTTTCGGGCTCTTCTCAGGACCTCGCATGATCGAGGACTTTCACAACT gcttgGGAGCTCAAGGACCTATTCACGCGTGATTCAAAATG TTCCTGAGTTTAATTGCCGGGGTATTTCGTCTTTCTCACATAAGGGGCAGAGTACTTTTGTTTTGACTCGTGCAAGTGCCTTGAGTCTTCAGAATAAAAAG AGTGCcgaattcttaattttttcgaattggGCAAGGTTTATGACGACACAAGTAAAAGCTCCTCCACAAGCTCAACGGATG GGTGGTCTTCAAGTCACCATGTTGAGTCCAGGGATTGTCTATGAACCATATGCCCTGCGCGAACCGATTCCATTTTGGAAGAG ATGGTTCACTCGGACTGGTTGGCGGAGAACCAAGGAGGATATCATCTTAGAG CTTAAAAGTGCATATGCCGTCGCTAAGTTAAGGAAGTCCGGATACTCAAAAAATGAGTTCTATAAGGAGGCCATAAAGTTATATAAGGAG ATAAATTATCTATTAGCCCACGGTGATAAAAAGTTGTTGAGGAAGGCAGTTACAGAGAAGATGTACTCT ACTCTTAAAAATGACATTAAGATGAGGGAATCCATGTGGAGTAAGGTTTATTGGGAAATGATTGAACCAGTTGTGAAGATACGAACTTTGCGAGCGAGGCTG ATTGGTGTTGACCGGAAGGACATCAACAAAGTTTTCATTCAGCTTACTCTTGAGTTCATGACTAAGCAG AAGTTTGAAGCATATGATTCCAATGGTAATGTGGTGGCAGGCGATAAAAATAAGGAG GTCCTTGTGCGGGATATCTGGGTATTCGAGAAATCCCTCTTCCACCCTGGATCTTACTGGCGTCTTTGTGGGAAGATCGTATTATAA
- the LOC115751713 gene encoding uncharacterized protein LOC115751713 has product MVWQRVRAHCNNQKLLKGAVVLLGVSLLVFIVASSILFNYRRLNYSSRAQAPCGLCSCVCPSEKGMFPLASECGENDVKESRLDLLKEQLSLQVTVAKETLARTKASMGDAKKTSLRFSAEAEKCTAGVVACELGRERAEAGFVEECKLAALWEKRARERGWKDSNKVYLNR; this is encoded by the exons ATGGTTTGGCAAAGAGTTCGTGCACACTGCAATAATCAAAAGTTGCTCAAAGGAGCTGTAGTTCTGTTGGGTGTTTCTCTACTTGTGTTCATCGTGGCATCATCAATATTATTCAACTACAGGCGCTTGAATTACAGTTCGCGCGCGCAAGCTCCTTGCGGTTTGTGCTCTTGCGTTTGCCCTTCAGAGAAAGGAATGTTTCCCTTGGCTTCGG AATGTGGCGAGAATGATGTGAAGGAGAGCAGATTGGATTTGTTGAAGGAGCAACTGAGCTTACAAGTAACTGTGGCAAAGGAAACTTTGGCGCGCACCAAAGCATCAATGGGGGATGCTAAGAAGACCTCGCTGAGATTCAGCGCCGAGGCCGAGAAGTGCACTGCCGGGGTGGTGGCTTGTGAGCTAGGCAGAGAAAGGGCCGAAGCTGGGTTCGTGGAGGAGTGTAAGCTCGCAGCACTGTGGGAGAAACGAGCCCGAGAAAGAGGGTGGAAGGACAGCAATAAAGTATACTTGAACAGATGA